The following proteins come from a genomic window of Alicyclobacillus dauci:
- a CDS encoding recombinase family protein yields MTICAIYARVSDESQLKGDSIDHQISYCKENARRRSHEEGTQWFTPDTFIYVDEGITGTSMVKRPAVQRLIRDARARQFEVVLFKGISRFARDTVDALLMLRTLTACGVRVVSMEENFDSRRDNAEFIFTIHSALAQAESEKTAIRVRVGAAQKARSGKWNGQPPDGYTLNPETKRLEVDESFAPIVSDIFTMYLNGYGCRKIADVLNGEGRYTKRGNFWTQRNISRMLRNPVYVGDVVYGRREQRVTFPDESDPLARKKRAVWVGDPERHTVCNDAHPGIVSRELFEQVQEKLDKRRLMVGSNKHDCLLSKGLLICTCGSSMTITYNKAGTPYYRCLRKHDSGRTICNSGHVRARDVEQAVLNRARTDILEAINFDELVIPEMETENLEKKLVSLQKDLSKEMDRSQQLFDQYTVGNLLDDQYTTMNSTIRNRILTLQKTRDRLLKEIGAKQEQANVEQLVRQAMHDFLNLDTSDVLVTREILSMFIKNVTVLRSREGLKEISITYRFAKPVHETKQ; encoded by the coding sequence ATGACCATTTGTGCAATTTACGCCCGTGTATCGGACGAATCGCAGCTTAAAGGCGATTCCATCGACCACCAGATCAGCTATTGCAAGGAGAACGCAAGGCGACGGAGCCACGAAGAAGGAACGCAGTGGTTTACGCCTGATACGTTCATCTATGTTGATGAAGGCATCACGGGTACAAGTATGGTAAAACGCCCTGCGGTGCAACGACTTATCCGTGATGCTCGGGCGCGCCAGTTCGAAGTGGTGTTGTTCAAGGGAATCTCACGTTTTGCCCGTGATACTGTCGATGCACTGTTGATGCTCCGCACGCTAACAGCCTGCGGAGTACGCGTAGTCTCAATGGAAGAAAACTTCGACAGTCGACGCGACAACGCGGAGTTCATCTTTACCATTCACAGTGCACTCGCACAAGCGGAGTCTGAGAAAACAGCGATTCGCGTACGTGTCGGAGCTGCTCAAAAGGCACGGTCGGGCAAGTGGAACGGACAGCCACCTGACGGCTATACGCTCAATCCCGAGACCAAACGGCTTGAGGTGGACGAGAGCTTTGCACCGATTGTCTCCGACATCTTCACGATGTATCTGAACGGGTATGGGTGTCGCAAAATTGCCGATGTCTTAAACGGCGAAGGTCGCTACACGAAACGGGGGAACTTTTGGACACAACGAAACATCTCGCGAATGCTCCGTAACCCTGTCTATGTTGGCGATGTTGTTTACGGAAGACGCGAACAGCGGGTCACGTTCCCAGACGAATCCGATCCGCTTGCACGGAAGAAACGCGCCGTATGGGTGGGCGACCCAGAACGACACACGGTATGCAACGACGCCCATCCAGGGATTGTTTCGCGCGAACTCTTTGAGCAGGTGCAAGAGAAGCTCGACAAACGTCGCTTGATGGTCGGATCGAACAAGCATGACTGCTTGCTGTCCAAGGGATTGCTCATTTGTACCTGCGGTTCGAGCATGACCATTACGTACAACAAGGCAGGGACACCGTACTACCGATGTCTTCGCAAGCACGATTCAGGGCGGACCATTTGCAACAGCGGTCATGTGCGGGCGCGTGATGTTGAGCAGGCAGTCCTTAACCGCGCCAGAACCGACATATTAGAGGCGATTAACTTTGACGAACTCGTGATTCCAGAAATGGAGACTGAGAATCTGGAAAAGAAGTTGGTGTCGCTACAAAAGGATCTCAGTAAGGAAATGGATCGCTCGCAACAATTGTTTGACCAATACACGGTGGGTAACCTGCTGGACGATCAATACACCACCATGAACAGCACCATTCGCAACCGCATTTTGACCTTGCAAAAGACGCGGGATCGCCTGCTGAAGGAAATCGGCGCCAAGCAGGAACAGGCGAATGTCGAGCAATTAGTTCGACAAGCGATGCACGACTTTTTGAATTTGGATACTTCGGACGTATTGGTTACGCGCGAAATCCTTTCGATGTTCATCAAAAACGTGACCGTTTTACGTTCACGGGAGGGATTAAAGGAAATATCCATCACCTATCGGTTCGCCAAGCCTGTCCATGAAACGAAGCAGTAA
- a CDS encoding type II toxin-antitoxin system PemK/MazF family toxin gives MSFINQDRLKAYAKAHGQKNVKQDQYVSDELDSTLHGEKDLLENKQIKKVVPHILFKDFWNTYGILGPLRDDDPKKRYSRGRKIYVDFGTGNIGKEASLPHPAFVLMNMAQTVIVVPTHSDEDAKAEAYSEEVKKATIWCPKDGVIFPKDTTINMYDIRSVSKHRVINDLKCDAEDYIMPDDAVKKLNQLSGEKDLFPYGVDLKTVLQLKVMELFAPGILKELKDLRNKSNQDD, from the coding sequence GTGAGTTTTATAAATCAAGATAGACTGAAAGCATATGCGAAAGCGCATGGGCAAAAAAATGTGAAGCAAGATCAGTATGTTTCTGATGAACTCGATTCTACGCTTCATGGTGAAAAGGACTTATTGGAAAATAAGCAAATAAAAAAAGTAGTACCGCATATCTTGTTTAAGGACTTTTGGAACACATACGGTATTCTAGGACCGTTGCGCGACGACGACCCAAAGAAAAGATATTCTCGTGGGCGGAAAATTTATGTGGATTTCGGAACTGGAAATATCGGTAAGGAGGCATCTTTACCACACCCTGCTTTCGTTCTAATGAATATGGCTCAAACTGTGATCGTTGTTCCGACTCACTCCGACGAAGATGCAAAAGCTGAAGCGTATTCTGAAGAGGTGAAGAAAGCTACGATATGGTGTCCGAAAGATGGCGTTATCTTTCCAAAGGATACCACGATTAACATGTACGATATAAGATCGGTATCCAAGCATCGTGTTATTAACGATCTCAAGTGCGATGCGGAAGACTATATCATGCCCGATGATGCGGTGAAAAAGCTTAATCAACTGTCTGGAGAAAAAGACTTGTTTCCATACGGTGTCGATTTGAAGACTGTACTTCAACTGAAAGTTATGGAATTGTTTGCACCTGGCATACTGAAAGAACTCAAGGATTTACGCAACAAGTCTAATCAAGATGATTGA